In Penaeus monodon isolate SGIC_2016 chromosome 8, NSTDA_Pmon_1, whole genome shotgun sequence, one DNA window encodes the following:
- the LOC119576073 gene encoding protein daughter of sevenless-like isoform X2, translating into MVHGSMEIVHEGMLKKSPPPKRLWRAKWRMRWFVLRSGELPGQYFLEYYTDRTCRKLKGKIDLDQCDQVDAGIVFPNRKSEYRFMFDIKTPKRIYYLCAETEQEMNRWVDCVCQVCGLKMYPQQEDYPLPALEPLPGNTIPATPPAPVRVLPLDQPRIDSPPISPTSQSSSISGPYIPISECITGKRTPITSPSFPFSDDLPTIVSTENHRSSIPNEIAPPAPTMCPESHPPLTQAPPAPMINTGAIPREPYDGQRTLRPSGATSEDTLSVQSPLGTEGSSVFSDDEWANTPSTVEATFFSDSARPTGGMQNPKDLPWDSHGATGGLAGSSGVASLPSEMKGMVISEDDQHQGSAPPRPPKPAHLTEMPQQTYQNLDTIVRTTLIRKNSSNDKVKNGLAGSLSSHDGNIGSSDPEPSPASVSSSVPPSTPLDTEDMHSALRMPQQETVSPQAADRLKQRHCYNNFVSPSVQGQIFSYDMRIHDTVEKHGELDPRISPAGLYSNIPQANKSPQHPPAVDRGLKPRKAADGSSISSELSPPPSGGPQEILGAVGGSPVPPASAPPMVDRNLKPTKNIPDAGSKPMFVLDPAPVGHRKHDQRKPRAAPSPTPPTMRNGCNGNESGDEADRLSSPGSRRNSTNADEQSARRSQHEIQYLDLDLHPEAKHSPKSIKASTLKNCAGASAPSVVYKTVDFVKTEAFNKMRINVEDSYRKNQ; encoded by the exons ATGGTTCATGGCAGCATGGAGATAGTTCACGAGGGAATGCTCAAGAAGTCCCCGCCGCCCAAGAGGCTCTGGCGGGCG AAATGGCGAATGCGATGGTTCGTACTGCGTTCTGGGGAGCTCCCAGGGCAGTACTTCCTGGAGTATTACACAGATCGGACTTGCCGAAAACTGAAGGGCAAGATCGACCTAGACCAGTGTGACCAG GTTGATGCTGGTATAGTCTTTCCTAATCGGAAATCAGAATATAGATTCATGTTTGACATCAAGACCCCAAAGCGAATCTACTACTTATGTGCAGAGACAGAGCAGGAGATGAACCGATGGGTGGACTGTGTTTGTCAAGTGTGTGGCCTGAAGATGTATCCACAGCAGGAGGATTACCCATTACCAGCCTTGGAACCTCTTCCAGGTAACACCATCCCTGCAACACCCCCTGCTCCCGTCCGCGTCCTGCCCTTGGACCAACCTCGGATAGACTCTCCACCAATTTCACCCACGTCTCAGAGTTCTTCCATATCTGGGCCGTACATTCCCATAAGTGAATGTATTACTGGGAAGAGAACCCCAATAACTAGCCCCAGTTTCCCCTTCAGTGATGACTTGCCTACCATTGTCTCAACAGAGAATCATCGCTCTAGCATACCAAATGAGATTGCTCCACCAGCACCAACCATGTGTCCTGAAAGTCATCCACCTCTGACACAGGCACCACCAGCTCCCATGATTAACACGGGGGCAATACCACGTGAACCGTACGATGGCCAACGAACATTAAGGCCATCGGGGGCAACCTCAGAAGATACCCTGAGTGTCCAGTCACCATTGGGAACTGAGGGAAGTAGTGTGTTCAGTGATGATGAGTGGGCCAACACTCCATCTACAGTAGAAGCAACATTTTTTAGTGACTCGGCTAGACCTACTGGAGGTATGCAGAATCCAAAGGATTTACCCTGGGACAGCCATGGAGCAACTGGGGGACTAGCAGGAAGCAGTGGTGTTGCCAGTTTACCAAGTGAAATGAAAGGTATGGTAATCTCAGAAGATGACCAGCACCAGGGTTCAGCTCCCCCAAGGCCCCCAAAGCCAGCACATTTAACTGAGATGCCTCAACAGACCTATCAGAACTTGGACACTATTGTTAGAACAACTCTGATTAGAAAGAACAGTTCAAATGATAAAGTAAAGAATGGCTTGGCTGGATCACTGTCTTCACATGATGGTAACATTGGATCTTCTGACCCGGAGCCTTCCCCAGCTTCAGTCAGTAGTTCTGTGCCTCCGTCCACCCCACTTGACACTGAAGATATGCACTCTGCCTTGAGGATGCCACAGCAAGAGACTGTGAGCCCACAGGCTGCAGATAGACTGAAGCAAAGACACTGTTACAATAACTTTGTTTCACCCTCTGTCCAAGGGCAGATATTTTCTTATGACATGCGTATTCATGACACAGTTGAAAAGCATGGGGAGCTGGATCCAAGGATCTCACCTGCAGGCCTTTATTCTAACATCCCCCAGGCCAACAAAAGCCCACAACATCCCCCAGCAGTTGATCGTGGCCTTAAACCAAGGAAAGCTGCTGATGGAAGTAGTATTAGTTCAGAGTTGTCACCACCACCATCTGGTGGCCCCCAGGAAATTCTGGGTGCCGTGGGTGGATCACCAGTTCCACCTGCATCAGCACCTCCCATGGTAGACAGAAATTTAAAGCCCACAAAGAACATACCAGACGCAGGAAGCAAACCCATGTTTGTTCTCGACCCAGCCCCAGTCGGCCATAGAAAGCACGATCAAAGAAAACCAAGAGCTGCGCCTTCTCCAACTCCTCCGACCATGCGCAATGGATGTAATGGGAATGAGAGTGGTGACGAAGCTGATAGACTCTCCAGTCCAGGCAGCAGACGCAACTCTACCAATGCAGATGAGCAG AGTGCACGCCGTTCTCAACATGAAATCCAGTATTTAGACCTGGACCTTCATCCAGAAGCCAAGCACAGCCCAAAATCCATCAAGGCAAGTACACTGAAGAATTGTGCCGGGGCTTCCGCTCCTTCAGTAGTGTACAAGACGGTCGACTTTGTAAAGACAGAAGCTTTCAACAAGATGAGGATCAACGTTGAAGACTCCTATCGTAAGAACCAGTGA
- the LOC119576073 gene encoding GRB2-associated-binding protein 1-like isoform X1: MVHGSMEIVHEGMLKKSPPPKRLWRAKWRMRWFVLRSGELPGQYFLEYYTDRTCRKLKGKIDLDQCDQVDAGIVFPNRKSEYRFMFDIKTPKRIYYLCAETEQEMNRWVDCVCQVCGLKMYPQQEDYPLPALEPLPGNTIPATPPAPVRVLPLDQPRIDSPPISPTSQSSSISGPYIPISECITGKRTPITSPSFPFSDDLPTIVSTENHRSSIPNEIAPPAPTMCPESHPPLTQAPPAPMINTGAIPREPYDGQRTLRPSGATSEDTLSVQSPLGTEGSSVFSDDEWANTPSTVEATFFSDSARPTGGMQNPKDLPWDSHGATGGLAGSSGVASLPSEMKGMVISEDDQHQGSAPPRPPKPAHLTEMPQQTYQNLDTIVRTTLIRKNSSNDKVKNGLAGSLSSHDGNIGSSDPEPSPASVSSSVPPSTPLDTEDMHSALRMPQQETVSPQAADRLKQRHCYNNFVSPSVQGQIFSYDMRIHDTVEKHGELDPRISPAGLYSNIPQANKSPQHPPAVDRGLKPRKAADGSSISSELSPPPSGGPQEILGAVGGSPVPPASAPPMVDRNLKPTKNIPDAGSKPMFVLDPAPVGHRKHDQRKPRAAPSPTPPTMRNGCNGNESGDEADRLSSPGSRRNSTNADEQIFFPLQSARRSQHEIQYLDLDLHPEAKHSPKSIKASTLKNCAGASAPSVVYKTVDFVKTEAFNKMRINVEDSYRKNQ, encoded by the exons ATGGTTCATGGCAGCATGGAGATAGTTCACGAGGGAATGCTCAAGAAGTCCCCGCCGCCCAAGAGGCTCTGGCGGGCG AAATGGCGAATGCGATGGTTCGTACTGCGTTCTGGGGAGCTCCCAGGGCAGTACTTCCTGGAGTATTACACAGATCGGACTTGCCGAAAACTGAAGGGCAAGATCGACCTAGACCAGTGTGACCAG GTTGATGCTGGTATAGTCTTTCCTAATCGGAAATCAGAATATAGATTCATGTTTGACATCAAGACCCCAAAGCGAATCTACTACTTATGTGCAGAGACAGAGCAGGAGATGAACCGATGGGTGGACTGTGTTTGTCAAGTGTGTGGCCTGAAGATGTATCCACAGCAGGAGGATTACCCATTACCAGCCTTGGAACCTCTTCCAGGTAACACCATCCCTGCAACACCCCCTGCTCCCGTCCGCGTCCTGCCCTTGGACCAACCTCGGATAGACTCTCCACCAATTTCACCCACGTCTCAGAGTTCTTCCATATCTGGGCCGTACATTCCCATAAGTGAATGTATTACTGGGAAGAGAACCCCAATAACTAGCCCCAGTTTCCCCTTCAGTGATGACTTGCCTACCATTGTCTCAACAGAGAATCATCGCTCTAGCATACCAAATGAGATTGCTCCACCAGCACCAACCATGTGTCCTGAAAGTCATCCACCTCTGACACAGGCACCACCAGCTCCCATGATTAACACGGGGGCAATACCACGTGAACCGTACGATGGCCAACGAACATTAAGGCCATCGGGGGCAACCTCAGAAGATACCCTGAGTGTCCAGTCACCATTGGGAACTGAGGGAAGTAGTGTGTTCAGTGATGATGAGTGGGCCAACACTCCATCTACAGTAGAAGCAACATTTTTTAGTGACTCGGCTAGACCTACTGGAGGTATGCAGAATCCAAAGGATTTACCCTGGGACAGCCATGGAGCAACTGGGGGACTAGCAGGAAGCAGTGGTGTTGCCAGTTTACCAAGTGAAATGAAAGGTATGGTAATCTCAGAAGATGACCAGCACCAGGGTTCAGCTCCCCCAAGGCCCCCAAAGCCAGCACATTTAACTGAGATGCCTCAACAGACCTATCAGAACTTGGACACTATTGTTAGAACAACTCTGATTAGAAAGAACAGTTCAAATGATAAAGTAAAGAATGGCTTGGCTGGATCACTGTCTTCACATGATGGTAACATTGGATCTTCTGACCCGGAGCCTTCCCCAGCTTCAGTCAGTAGTTCTGTGCCTCCGTCCACCCCACTTGACACTGAAGATATGCACTCTGCCTTGAGGATGCCACAGCAAGAGACTGTGAGCCCACAGGCTGCAGATAGACTGAAGCAAAGACACTGTTACAATAACTTTGTTTCACCCTCTGTCCAAGGGCAGATATTTTCTTATGACATGCGTATTCATGACACAGTTGAAAAGCATGGGGAGCTGGATCCAAGGATCTCACCTGCAGGCCTTTATTCTAACATCCCCCAGGCCAACAAAAGCCCACAACATCCCCCAGCAGTTGATCGTGGCCTTAAACCAAGGAAAGCTGCTGATGGAAGTAGTATTAGTTCAGAGTTGTCACCACCACCATCTGGTGGCCCCCAGGAAATTCTGGGTGCCGTGGGTGGATCACCAGTTCCACCTGCATCAGCACCTCCCATGGTAGACAGAAATTTAAAGCCCACAAAGAACATACCAGACGCAGGAAGCAAACCCATGTTTGTTCTCGACCCAGCCCCAGTCGGCCATAGAAAGCACGATCAAAGAAAACCAAGAGCTGCGCCTTCTCCAACTCCTCCGACCATGCGCAATGGATGTAATGGGAATGAGAGTGGTGACGAAGCTGATAGACTCTCCAGTCCAGGCAGCAGACGCAACTCTACCAATGCAGATGAGCAG ATTTTCTTTCCCTTGCAGAGTGCACGCCGTTCTCAACATGAAATCCAGTATTTAGACCTGGACCTTCATCCAGAAGCCAAGCACAGCCCAAAATCCATCAAGGCAAGTACACTGAAGAATTGTGCCGGGGCTTCCGCTCCTTCAGTAGTGTACAAGACGGTCGACTTTGTAAAGACAGAAGCTTTCAACAAGATGAGGATCAACGTTGAAGACTCCTATCGTAAGAACCAGTGA